The Candidatus Bathyarchaeia archaeon genome contains a region encoding:
- a CDS encoding RimK family alpha-L-glutamate ligase, with product MRFGIVTRNPNAYSSAQLRMAMERRGIPYMCFSFPWLVARVGYKPYLNVRNVDVLKDLDALIIRPIGRGSLEEIVFRMDVLYRLERLGFYVVNPPEAIEHCVDKYDLLAILEDAGIPVPRTAVTEDADEALKAFHELGGDVVVKPIFGSRGIGSTRINDPEIASTVFRAIAFYHGVIYLQEFVPHGCSDIRAFVIGDRVAAAMRRVATSWKTNYSQGARPEPLKLSGELEELAVKSAKLIKCKVAGVDILESSKGPVVVEVNSQPGWRGLQSVTSVNIADEIVSFVLSELKK from the coding sequence TTGAGGTTTGGAATAGTCACACGGAACCCGAATGCCTACAGTTCGGCTCAGCTTCGCATGGCGATGGAGAGGCGTGGAATCCCTTACATGTGCTTTAGTTTTCCATGGCTTGTTGCCCGCGTGGGGTATAAGCCCTACCTAAACGTGCGGAATGTGGATGTTCTAAAGGATTTAGACGCCTTGATTATCCGGCCCATTGGGCGGGGCTCGCTGGAGGAGATTGTTTTCCGTATGGATGTGCTTTACCGGCTTGAACGTTTAGGCTTTTATGTGGTTAATCCGCCCGAAGCTATTGAACACTGCGTGGACAAATATGACTTGCTGGCGATATTGGAGGATGCAGGTATACCCGTGCCCCGCACCGCCGTTACTGAGGATGCAGATGAAGCCTTGAAGGCTTTCCATGAGCTTGGCGGAGACGTCGTCGTAAAGCCCATATTCGGCTCGAGGGGGATTGGCTCCACCCGCATAAATGATCCAGAGATAGCCTCCACGGTTTTTAGGGCTATTGCCTTCTATCATGGTGTAATCTACCTTCAAGAATTTGTGCCTCATGGATGCTCGGACATCCGCGCCTTCGTCATAGGCGACCGTGTGGCTGCAGCCATGCGTCGCGTCGCCACAAGCTGGAAAACCAACTACAGCCAAGGTGCCCGCCCAGAGCCGCTGAAGCTCAGCGGCGAACTTGAGGAGCTGGCTGTGAAATCTGCCAAACTGATAAAATGCAAGGTTGCGGGTGTGGATATCCTTGAAAGCTCAAAGGGTCCCGTGGTGGTTGAGGTTAACAGTCAACCTGGCTGGCGAGGCTTGCAGTCCGTAACCAGCGTCAACATTGCCGATGAAATAGTTAGTTTTGTGCTTTCGGAGCTGAAAAAGTAG
- the fdhD gene encoding formate dehydrogenase accessory sulfurtransferase FdhD, translating into MSNLIRVEVVRVDSAAGTAQKIEDFVAVERPIHIFLDKKPYATIFCTPTDLKELVVGHLLSEGIIKASGEIQGIDFKEEGVCHVGLKPIINIESRLRRSRSFHRVLPSACGGPYLPQVLRRLKPVKSAVRVRAEIIQRCVANLNSIAETFRKTGGVHVAAVYGADGAFLAFAEDVGRHNAVDKAIGKCALRGVSFDECFLTLSGRLSADIVLKAARVGIPIVASIAAALDSGIEVARKANLTLVGFVRGRRMNIYNAAERILS; encoded by the coding sequence GTGTCCAATTTAATCAGGGTGGAAGTTGTTAGAGTTGACAGTGCCGCTGGAACTGCCCAGAAAATCGAGGATTTTGTGGCTGTGGAAAGGCCCATCCACATTTTTCTAGACAAAAAGCCCTACGCAACCATATTCTGCACGCCTACGGATCTCAAGGAGCTGGTTGTAGGCCACCTGCTATCCGAGGGCATAATCAAAGCTTCTGGTGAAATTCAAGGCATAGATTTCAAGGAGGAAGGCGTGTGCCACGTTGGCTTGAAACCAATCATAAACATTGAAAGTCGCTTGAGGCGTTCGAGAAGCTTTCACCGCGTACTGCCGTCGGCCTGTGGAGGCCCCTATCTACCTCAAGTTTTGAGGAGGCTTAAGCCTGTTAAGTCGGCTGTTAGGGTTAGGGCTGAGATAATTCAGAGGTGTGTGGCAAACCTGAACAGTATCGCTGAAACTTTTAGAAAAACTGGTGGGGTGCATGTTGCCGCCGTTTATGGGGCGGATGGAGCCTTTCTAGCTTTCGCTGAGGATGTTGGACGCCACAATGCTGTTGACAAGGCTATTGGGAAATGCGCCCTGAGAGGTGTCTCTTTTGATGAATGTTTCCTAACCCTAAGTGGAAGGCTTTCCGCTGATATAGTGCTTAAAGCTGCGAGGGTTGGCATACCAATAGTCGCCTCCATTGCGGCGGCTTTGGATTCTGGGATAGAGGTTGCCCGGAAGGCGAACCTAACGCTTGTGGGTTTTGTCCGTGGAAGACGCATGAACATTTACAATGCAGCTGAAAGAATTCTCTCGTAG
- a CDS encoding AIR synthase-related protein translates to MGKLSPESFKKLLRCIKVDSRVIVPPMAGYDSGVHWIDDKWLVVSTDPCIGVPEKWFGWLLIHYAASDVALFGAKPQFCTINLLGPPGTKPQTFQRIMRQACGATEDLNMAIVSGHTGTYEGLSTLLGVCTVYGVVERDKLKTPGNARPDDLIVCTKPLGLEIAVNLALMNKALAERLFGAKRTRQLSRLVVLQSCVKEALALADVNGVHAMHDLTEGGLVASLNEMAEASKLGFKIEFEKIPVSPEAKKLAEAFELSERQLLSMSSTGTILAAVNPQAKGEVEAILKNFGLEACCLGSFTKEQKRTLLKGGRAEAFPERAEDPYERILSAAL, encoded by the coding sequence ATGGGGAAGCTTAGCCCAGAAAGCTTCAAAAAACTGTTGAGATGCATCAAGGTGGATAGCCGTGTCATTGTTCCACCCATGGCTGGCTATGACTCCGGAGTGCATTGGATAGACGACAAGTGGCTTGTAGTCTCCACGGATCCATGCATAGGCGTCCCAGAAAAATGGTTCGGATGGCTTCTAATCCACTACGCGGCTTCAGACGTAGCTCTTTTCGGGGCTAAACCCCAATTCTGCACCATAAACCTCTTGGGGCCGCCGGGCACAAAGCCCCAAACATTCCAGCGGATTATGCGGCAAGCATGTGGAGCAACTGAAGACCTAAACATGGCCATAGTGTCGGGTCATACGGGAACCTATGAAGGGTTATCAACGCTTTTGGGAGTTTGCACAGTCTACGGCGTCGTTGAAAGAGACAAGCTTAAAACGCCTGGAAACGCTAGGCCAGACGACTTAATCGTGTGCACAAAGCCGCTGGGCTTGGAAATCGCCGTTAATCTTGCCCTAATGAATAAGGCCTTAGCTGAAAGGCTTTTCGGGGCGAAGCGAACCCGCCAATTGTCAAGGCTTGTGGTACTCCAGAGCTGTGTCAAAGAGGCCCTTGCTCTAGCCGACGTCAATGGTGTCCACGCCATGCACGACTTAACAGAGGGCGGGTTAGTGGCCTCGTTAAATGAGATGGCTGAAGCCTCAAAATTGGGGTTCAAAATAGAGTTTGAGAAAATTCCAGTAAGCCCAGAAGCCAAGAAACTTGCAGAAGCCTTCGAGCTTTCGGAGAGACAACTTCTCTCCATGTCCTCAACAGGAACCATTTTGGCGGCTGTCAATCCTCAAGCCAAAGGCGAGGTTGAAGCCATATTGAAGAACTTTGGCTTGGAGGCTTGCTGCTTGGGCTCTTTCACGAAAGAGCAGAAACGCACCCTTTTAAAGGGTGGAAGGGCGGAGGCGTTCCCAGAAAGGGCTGAAGACCCCTACGAGAGAATTCTTTCAGCTGCATTGTAA
- a CDS encoding ATPase domain-containing protein: MAKLKTGIKGFDELIGGGIESGSRNILYGPPGTGKTVFAMQFLWQGLLEGETVAYDVMDKPFPRLIAYFKSFGWNIEPYIEKGKFIAIQAFPHFEPYPKDPRVIYFNLQDFEEMKRIDRMLSEKGVTRFAAGDFSEQLFALYDLRYMEPVEDWTINWCHYDNIVNIDIMTAAAQRDMTVQRAVDLDLNKAHNIFLFRFNEEKFRRELRIVKMEGCEHPLEWIPFRITSRGIELIKEK, encoded by the coding sequence ATGGCTAAACTGAAAACAGGGATAAAGGGCTTCGACGAGCTTATAGGCGGAGGCATAGAATCCGGTTCACGAAACATCCTTTACGGTCCACCGGGAACCGGCAAAACCGTTTTCGCCATGCAGTTCCTGTGGCAGGGGTTGCTGGAAGGCGAAACCGTAGCCTACGATGTCATGGACAAGCCTTTTCCGAGGCTTATAGCCTACTTCAAGTCCTTCGGCTGGAACATTGAACCCTACATCGAGAAGGGCAAGTTTATTGCTATTCAGGCGTTTCCCCATTTTGAGCCATACCCAAAGGATCCGCGGGTAATCTACTTTAACCTCCAAGACTTTGAGGAGATGAAACGCATTGATAGAATGCTTTCCGAGAAGGGTGTGACAAGGTTCGCCGCCGGAGACTTCAGCGAGCAGCTTTTCGCCCTCTACGATTTACGGTACATGGAGCCCGTTGAGGATTGGACTATTAACTGGTGCCACTACGACAACATTGTAAACATTGACATCATGACGGCGGCAGCCCAGAGAGACATGACTGTGCAGCGGGCGGTGGATTTAGACCTAAACAAGGCGCACAACATTTTCCTTTTCCGTTTCAACGAGGAGAAGTTTCGCCGTGAACTCCGCATAGTCAAAATGGAGGGGTGCGAGCACCCGCTGGAATGGATTCCCTTCCGAATAACAAGCCGCGGCATAGAGCTCATAAAGGAAAAATAG
- the thiT gene encoding energy-coupled thiamine transporter ThiT gives MSEKKLESKISSPTKIIAEVVTFVALATALSYIKVFSLPQGGSVTAGSMVPILWLALRRGPKIGLFAAAVYGLVQLAVEPFIVHPLQVLLDYPLAFGALGLAGFFQNRPFVGVNVGIWGRFMAHFISGVIFFASYAPEGMSPIVYSAIYNGSYILPELAISIYIIFLLQETKLLKIFL, from the coding sequence TTGAGTGAGAAAAAGTTAGAATCCAAAATTAGTTCTCCCACGAAAATAATCGCTGAAGTTGTCACTTTTGTGGCCTTGGCGACAGCCCTCAGCTACATAAAGGTTTTCAGTCTTCCCCAGGGCGGGTCGGTGACGGCTGGCTCCATGGTGCCAATCCTCTGGCTGGCGCTTCGGAGGGGACCAAAAATCGGCTTGTTCGCCGCCGCTGTTTATGGGCTTGTGCAGTTAGCCGTTGAACCCTTTATAGTCCATCCATTGCAGGTGCTTTTGGACTATCCTCTGGCTTTTGGAGCCCTTGGCTTGGCAGGGTTTTTCCAGAATCGCCCTTTCGTAGGCGTGAACGTTGGCATCTGGGGACGCTTCATGGCCCACTTCATTTCGGGAGTGATTTTCTTCGCCAGCTACGCCCCTGAAGGCATGAGTCCCATTGTTTATTCAGCCATATACAATGGAAGCTACATACTGCCAGAACTCGCCATAAGCATCTACATAATATTCCTCCTACAGGAAACCAAACTGCTTAAAATATTCCTCTAG